In Anaerolineales bacterium, one DNA window encodes the following:
- a CDS encoding PAS domain S-box protein, whose translation MMRALIKKLFAPPDFGEEEDGYRAYLLHVILWGLIVAPIPYVSFAIIFTPQNAPRALVQGGTSEIINIFLLVLLHRGYVRAASIAQISAFWLFLTISAFTGTGIQGEAYLLGYPLVIVIAGILLGGRMALGVTIASLLAGLVMVFTENYGGINSNLDRPLFFTWIVSLVVFPMGALLQYLSSRTVRRALGRAHFSEGRYKLISRVSSDYTFESRVDEHGNGSLVWVAGAFEKMTGYTQDEYIATGGWLGHVHPDDLAKDAEDMRKLMDNQDVINSEIRTFTKSGEIRWERIFAHPVWSEEENRLIGIVGAVQDVTVQKEAEERLKETLLQQTAILNNIPDMAWLKDLDSRYIAVNEQFAITSGLKAEEIIGKTDYDIWEREFADNYRRDDLEVIQSGRRRRIEENQRDSTGREYWVETIKTPMRNAQGEIIGTTGLAREITERKRAEMERERLITELETKNAELERFTYTVSHDLKSPLVTITGFLSYLEKDARTGNFDKFKLDLERIQQAVEKMQNLLKDLLELSRIGRLMNEPLETSFSSIVKEALALTEGQVKARGVRIEFVNEGHTIYGDRIRMVEVIQNLVDNAVKFMGGQPHPYIRIGTVSDEQNVPVFLCRTTASALTHSFTNAYLACSTNWIQTHRVRGWACPL comes from the coding sequence ATGATGAGGGCACTTATCAAAAAACTGTTTGCCCCGCCAGACTTCGGGGAAGAGGAGGACGGGTACCGGGCATACTTGCTTCATGTAATCTTGTGGGGATTGATCGTTGCGCCCATTCCATACGTATCTTTTGCAATAATCTTTACGCCGCAGAACGCACCGCGGGCCCTGGTGCAGGGCGGGACCAGTGAAATCATCAATATCTTCCTGCTGGTCTTGCTGCACCGCGGATACGTGCGCGCTGCCAGCATCGCGCAGATAAGTGCCTTCTGGCTTTTCCTCACAATCTCAGCTTTTACAGGTACCGGAATACAGGGCGAAGCGTACCTGCTGGGATACCCACTCGTGATTGTAATTGCCGGGATTTTACTCGGCGGACGCATGGCATTGGGTGTGACCATTGCTTCGCTTCTGGCCGGGTTGGTCATGGTATTTACGGAGAATTACGGGGGCATTAATTCAAACCTGGACCGTCCCTTGTTTTTTACGTGGATTGTCAGCCTGGTCGTTTTTCCAATGGGGGCACTGTTGCAATACCTGTCTTCACGCACAGTGCGCAGGGCACTTGGGCGGGCACACTTCAGCGAGGGAAGATATAAGTTGATCTCCAGGGTAAGTTCGGATTACACCTTTGAAAGCAGGGTGGACGAACATGGAAATGGAAGTCTTGTCTGGGTGGCGGGTGCATTTGAAAAAATGACCGGCTATACCCAGGATGAATATATTGCAACCGGCGGATGGCTTGGGCATGTCCACCCTGATGATCTGGCAAAGGACGCCGAAGACATGCGCAAACTGATGGACAACCAGGATGTGATCAACTCGGAGATCCGAACTTTTACAAAAAGCGGCGAAATCCGTTGGGAGCGTATTTTTGCCCACCCGGTTTGGAGCGAGGAGGAAAATCGACTCATCGGTATTGTGGGTGCTGTGCAGGATGTGACCGTGCAAAAGGAAGCCGAGGAGCGGCTCAAGGAAACCCTTCTCCAGCAAACTGCCATTCTCAACAACATCCCGGACATGGCATGGCTTAAGGATTTGGACAGCCGCTATATCGCCGTCAACGAGCAGTTCGCAATAACAAGCGGACTGAAAGCCGAGGAGATTATCGGCAAAACAGATTACGATATTTGGGAAAGGGAATTTGCAGACAACTACCGCAGAGACGATCTCGAGGTGATCCAAAGCGGCAGGCGCAGGAGGATTGAAGAGAATCAACGCGACAGTACCGGTCGGGAGTATTGGGTGGAAACCATCAAAACACCGATGCGCAATGCGCAGGGGGAAATCATCGGCACCACCGGGCTTGCCCGCGAGATCACCGAACGAAAAAGGGCCGAGATGGAACGTGAAAGGTTAATCACCGAGCTGGAAACAAAGAATGCGGAGCTCGAGAGATTTACCTATACCGTCTCGCATGATCTCAAATCTCCCCTGGTGACCATCACGGGGTTTCTCAGTTATCTTGAAAAAGATGCGCGGACGGGGAACTTCGACAAATTCAAGCTTGATCTTGAGCGCATTCAGCAGGCCGTGGAGAAAATGCAAAACCTGCTCAAGGATCTCTTGGAGTTATCCCGCATTGGCAGGTTGATGAATGAGCCCCTTGAAACGAGTTTCAGCAGCATAGTAAAAGAAGCGCTCGCGTTGACGGAGGGTCAGGTCAAAGCCAGGGGTGTGAGAATCGAATTCGTGAATGAAGGTCATACAATATACGGTGACCGCATCCGCATGGTGGAGGTGATACAAAACCTGGTGGACAACGCGGTGAAGTTCATGGGCGGCCAGCCGCACCCGTACATCCGCATCGGGACGGTCAGCGATGAACAGAATGTCCCCGTTTTTTTGTGCAGGACAACGGCATCGGCATTGACCCACAGTTTCACAAACGCATATTTGGCTTGTTCAACAAACTGGATTCAAACACACAGGGTTCGGGGGTGGGCCTGTCCATTGTAA
- a CDS encoding DUF3048 domain-containing protein, translating into MSDSSPDPYLAPATPQPVLTYTPYPTKYVPASDLSTPVERAPSADLNGLNIHNPLTGLPVRDPSLLDRRPLAIKIANSPDYVRPQSGLSLADVAYEYYIEWGDTRFTVVFYSNDAERVGPVRSGRFLDEHIARMYHSFLFFKGADPREMNHFRSIDISDLLIVAGIGSCPPFFVGPYRRDAYNNVFFNTTKWSACAERKNLDNSPQTLRHGFFSDDAQESALVVSRIYSFYSVYNYNYWEYDPAAQYYVRYQESNDRVGGKPEAYALLTDDLTKLPVTAANVVLLFVPHVFTNTYNAEDEVFRIDLIDYGNAYVFRDGVAIPAHWKRTDIDQPILLTTLTGHPIYLRPGQTFYQVMGTTSTYTQNGVEWRFVFQTP; encoded by the coding sequence ATGTCTGACTCATCCCCCGACCCTTATCTGGCACCGGCCACCCCGCAGCCTGTGTTGACATACACCCCATATCCGACAAAATATGTCCCTGCCAGTGATTTGTCCACGCCGGTTGAACGTGCCCCATCCGCAGATTTAAATGGATTGAACATCCACAACCCGTTGACAGGCTTGCCCGTCCGTGATCCATCCCTGCTGGACCGCAGACCGCTCGCCATAAAGATTGCAAACTCGCCGGATTACGTCCGTCCACAATCCGGGCTATCTCTCGCGGATGTGGCCTACGAATATTACATCGAATGGGGCGATACGCGTTTTACCGTGGTCTTTTACAGCAATGACGCGGAGCGGGTGGGCCCGGTGCGTTCCGGGCGTTTTCTGGATGAACATATTGCCCGCATGTATCATTCGTTTCTTTTTTTCAAAGGCGCCGATCCGCGAGAGATGAATCATTTCAGGAGCATTGACATAAGCGATCTTCTGATTGTTGCCGGGATTGGTTCCTGCCCGCCATTTTTTGTCGGCCCATACAGGCGCGATGCCTACAACAATGTGTTTTTCAACACGACAAAATGGTCAGCCTGTGCTGAAAGGAAAAACCTGGATAACTCGCCGCAAACCCTGCGCCACGGTTTTTTTTCTGATGATGCACAGGAAAGCGCATTGGTTGTATCGCGCATTTACTCCTTTTACTCTGTATACAATTACAACTATTGGGAGTATGACCCTGCTGCGCAATATTACGTCCGCTACCAGGAGTCGAACGATAGGGTGGGTGGAAAGCCCGAGGCGTATGCCCTGCTTACCGATGACTTGACAAAGCTTCCGGTGACCGCCGCAAATGTGGTGCTGCTGTTTGTTCCCCATGTTTTTACAAATACGTATAATGCAGAAGATGAAGTCTTCCGCATTGACCTGATCGATTATGGTAATGCGTACGTCTTCCGGGATGGTGTGGCAATCCCCGCTCATTGGAAGCGCACCGATATCGATCAGCCCATTCTGCTTACCACCTTGACCGGGCATCCGATCTACCTGCGCCCGGGACAGACCTTTTATCAAGTGATGGGCACAACCTCGACCTACACCCAGAATGGGGTGGAATGGCGTTTTGTGTTTCAAACCCCTTAA
- the menC gene encoding o-succinylbenzoate synthase translates to MKIEFITLHHISMPLAAPFETSFGRETDRQCVIVQIHSDGLVGYGECVATRDPGYNYETTGTALHILKDFIAPLILGKDVKDALDFQERVSAIRGHHLAKAGIEMAIWDLLGKREGKSLAELLGGVHEKVEVGVSIGIQESAQHLVRSAADFVKQGYARVKIKIKPGRDVGEASAVRREFPDLRLQVDANSAYSMDDAESLKPLDALNLLLIEQPLFEDDIWDHHKFQEQFETPICLDESILTPRHARYAIEMKACKIINIKAGRLGGLSQGLMVHDLCKKNDMPVWCGGMLETGIGRASNLALASLPNFVLPGDVSASERYYTRDITHERFILNSDSTIDVPKGAGLGVTIDADALKTFSLAEVSLN, encoded by the coding sequence ATGAAAATAGAATTCATCACCCTGCATCATATTTCGATGCCGCTGGCTGCGCCGTTCGAAACCTCTTTCGGGCGGGAGACGGATCGTCAATGTGTGATTGTTCAAATCCATTCCGATGGGCTGGTCGGTTATGGTGAATGCGTTGCCACACGCGACCCCGGCTATAACTACGAGACAACCGGCACAGCCCTGCACATCCTCAAGGATTTTATTGCACCGTTGATCCTTGGAAAAGATGTCAAAGATGCGTTGGATTTTCAGGAACGTGTCTCCGCTATCCGTGGACATCACCTTGCCAAGGCGGGAATTGAAATGGCGATCTGGGATTTGCTCGGCAAGCGGGAAGGCAAGTCATTGGCGGAATTGTTGGGCGGCGTTCACGAAAAGGTCGAAGTGGGCGTCTCGATTGGGATTCAGGAATCCGCCCAACATCTGGTGCGAAGCGCGGCGGATTTTGTCAAGCAGGGATATGCGCGGGTAAAGATCAAGATCAAGCCGGGCAGGGATGTCGGAGAGGCGTCCGCCGTTCGCAGGGAATTTCCAGATCTGCGCTTGCAGGTGGATGCGAATTCGGCATACTCGATGGACGATGCGGAATCCCTCAAGCCGCTGGATGCATTGAACTTGCTGCTCATCGAACAGCCGTTGTTTGAAGATGATATTTGGGATCATCATAAATTTCAGGAGCAATTTGAAACGCCGATCTGCCTGGATGAAAGCATCCTTACTCCGCGTCATGCACGTTATGCGATCGAGATGAAGGCGTGTAAAATCATCAACATTAAAGCGGGCAGATTGGGCGGGTTAAGCCAGGGCTTGATGGTACACGACCTGTGCAAAAAGAATGACATGCCCGTGTGGTGCGGCGGCATGCTGGAAACGGGCATCGGGCGTGCCTCCAACCTGGCATTGGCATCCCTGCCAAATTTTGTTTTGCCCGGCGACGTCTCCGCTTCAGAGCGTTACTACACGCGCGACATTACGCATGAGCGTTTTATTTTGAATTCGGATTCGACGATTGATGTTCCAAAAGGCGCGGGCCTGGGCGTGACGATCGATGCCGATGCGTTGAAAACATTTTCATTGGCCGAGGTATCGCTGAATTAA
- a CDS encoding proton-conducting transporter membrane subunit: MSAPLLWIATPFIVGVLGLLLLRERLPALIGGGTAAILALIALIIPIDTAMLLGSLSLKISPSIQFFGRSFALNTADGPLLAIIYGLAALWFFGAEASGTTNRFVSLGLMIVALLTASIAVEPFLYAALLLEMAAMLVIPLVVSPHQKPGRGAVRFLIYQTIAMPVILFSGWMLAGVEASPGDIGTTTQAGTMLGLGFAFLLAIFPLYNWIPMLMEDASPYATGFLLWALPTFTIIFALGFLDRYAWLRTSSQLSSAIQFAGLFMVISGGVFASVQRHIGRILGYAAITEIGLIILIIGIRSSEIVNILFITLIPRGLELTVWALALSIIKRRAYSLRFGDVRGLARSYPVAVGALFLAHLSMTGFPLLAGFPPRLAVWQELAGQSLITSFWVFLGMLGLLVAAIRTLAVFVMVDEDKKWEWNESWVQMTMLGLGVIGLFILGMFPQALQPFIQNLSALFEHLGQ; this comes from the coding sequence ATGAGCGCCCCCCTCCTATGGATAGCCACTCCGTTCATCGTCGGGGTACTGGGCCTGCTCCTTTTGCGTGAACGCTTACCCGCACTGATCGGCGGCGGCACAGCGGCGATCCTTGCATTAATCGCATTGATTATCCCCATTGACACCGCAATGCTGCTCGGTTCGCTTTCATTAAAAATCTCGCCATCCATACAATTCTTTGGGCGCAGTTTTGCCCTCAACACCGCAGACGGACCCCTGCTTGCCATCATCTACGGGCTGGCGGCGTTGTGGTTTTTCGGCGCAGAGGCATCCGGGACCACCAACCGCTTCGTCTCATTGGGATTAATGATCGTTGCATTGTTAACTGCGTCCATTGCGGTGGAACCGTTCCTGTATGCCGCGCTCCTGCTTGAAATGGCGGCAATGCTGGTCATCCCCCTGGTAGTCTCGCCCCACCAAAAACCCGGGCGCGGCGCTGTGCGCTTCCTCATCTATCAGACAATTGCCATGCCTGTCATTCTCTTCTCAGGCTGGATGCTTGCGGGCGTCGAAGCCAGCCCCGGTGATATCGGCACCACAACACAGGCGGGCACAATGCTTGGCCTGGGTTTTGCGTTCCTGCTTGCGATCTTTCCGCTCTATAACTGGATACCGATGTTGATGGAAGATGCTTCGCCCTACGCAACAGGATTCCTGCTATGGGCATTGCCCACCTTCACCATCATCTTTGCACTCGGGTTTCTGGACCGTTATGCCTGGCTGCGCACCTCCTCACAGCTCTCCAGCGCCATTCAATTTGCAGGTCTGTTCATGGTGATAAGCGGGGGGGTATTCGCATCCGTACAGCGGCACATCGGGCGGATACTGGGCTATGCCGCCATCACAGAAATCGGTCTGATCATTCTCATCATTGGGATCAGATCATCCGAGATTGTCAACATCCTCTTTATCACTCTGATCCCGCGCGGTTTGGAGTTAACCGTCTGGGCGCTGGCATTGTCCATCATTAAACGTCGCGCATATTCCCTGCGATTCGGCGATGTACGAGGGCTGGCACGCAGTTATCCCGTGGCGGTAGGCGCACTATTTCTTGCACACCTTTCGATGACAGGCTTCCCCCTGCTTGCAGGTTTTCCCCCGCGGCTGGCTGTCTGGCAGGAACTTGCGGGACAATCCTTGATAACCTCCTTTTGGGTGTTCCTCGGCATGCTTGGCCTGCTGGTGGCTGCGATCCGCACGCTGGCTGTCTTCGTCATGGTGGACGAGGATAAAAAATGGGAATGGAACGAATCTTGGGTGCAAATGACCATGCTCGGGCTGGGCGTGATCGGGCTTTTCATCCTGGGAATGTTTCCACAAGCGTTGCAACCTTTCATCCAAAACCTGTCCGCGCTGTTCGAGCATCTGGGTCAATAA
- a CDS encoding MFS transporter, giving the protein MTSLKNWLTIRFPALASRDYVIFLIGQFLSVIGTWMQATALPYLAYRISGRPLDLGIIGFSSTLPTLLFALPAGVLVERWDKRKTVILFQAIMSIQAFGLAYLAFTDQIQIWHIITLAFFYGSAVAVEVTARQAMLIELSGREALPSAIALQTTVFNLGRVLGPLAAAWLITSTGSEGSVFLTNGVSFIFVVGGLLFARTRFKVGNETNKQQDMRIEFKEGITFIRGNAVVLSAILMSALLGFFGFPLLQQIPAIARDVLRTAVDTEAIVASRTSSMYTVQGVGALIAALLMAYLSSSNKNKMLLWGQASFLFPVIALGMIANLQIALILLAFIGWGTVTQLISMNIMIQMRVPNELRGRVFSMYFWGLQGVAPFGSIVVGWIAQTWDVQTAILAGGTVCLAGVVFVRLFFLRTGQSAA; this is encoded by the coding sequence ATGACATCACTCAAAAACTGGCTGACGATTCGATTTCCCGCGCTCGCATCGCGTGACTATGTTATCTTTCTCATCGGACAATTCCTGTCCGTCATCGGCACGTGGATGCAAGCCACGGCCCTGCCCTACCTGGCATATCGCATTTCAGGGCGTCCGCTGGATCTGGGGATCATCGGCTTCTCAAGCACCCTGCCCACCCTGTTGTTTGCACTGCCGGCCGGCGTGCTCGTGGAACGTTGGGACAAACGAAAGACCGTCATCCTGTTCCAGGCCATCATGTCGATCCAGGCATTTGGGCTGGCCTATCTGGCGTTTACAGATCAGATTCAAATCTGGCATATCATCACCCTGGCATTCTTTTATGGGTCCGCCGTCGCCGTGGAGGTGACTGCACGCCAAGCCATGCTGATCGAGTTATCCGGGCGGGAGGCGCTGCCCAGCGCAATTGCCCTGCAAACGACTGTATTTAATTTGGGACGAGTCCTCGGTCCATTGGCAGCCGCGTGGCTGATCACATCCACGGGAAGTGAGGGGAGCGTCTTCCTTACGAACGGGGTCAGTTTCATCTTCGTCGTCGGCGGCCTGCTCTTTGCACGTACCAGGTTCAAGGTCGGGAATGAAACGAATAAACAGCAGGACATGCGAATCGAATTCAAGGAAGGGATTACCTTTATCCGCGGGAACGCAGTTGTATTGTCCGCAATTCTCATGTCTGCATTGCTTGGATTTTTCGGTTTCCCGCTGCTTCAACAAATCCCGGCCATCGCACGCGACGTCCTGAGAACCGCAGTGGACACGGAGGCAATCGTCGCTTCGCGCACCAGCAGCATGTATACCGTACAGGGGGTCGGCGCATTGATCGCTGCACTCCTGATGGCGTATCTCAGTTCCTCGAATAAAAACAAAATGCTGTTGTGGGGACAGGCCTCCTTTCTTTTCCCGGTGATCGCGCTTGGGATGATCGCCAACCTGCAGATTGCCCTGATATTATTGGCATTCATCGGATGGGGCACGGTAACACAATTGATCAGTATGAATATCATGATCCAGATGCGTGTGCCAAACGAATTGCGTGGGCGGGTGTTTAGCATGTATTTCTGGGGTTTGCAGGGGGTGGCGCCTTTCGGGAGCATTGTGGTCGGCTGGATCGCCCAGACCTGGGACGTACAAACCGCAATTTTGGCGGGGGGAACGGTCTGTCTGGCGGGCGTGGTCTTTGTGCGCCTGTTTTTCCTGCGCACAGGACAGTCTGCGGCTTAA
- a CDS encoding SOS response-associated peptidase: MCGRFTLTVNPAELQGTFAAFQFPSPFAPRFNIAPSQPVLAIPNDAKNTADFFAWGLIPSWSKDAAIANKLINARGETIAEKPSFRGSFKYKRCLIPADGFYEWKTGRGGKTKTPYFIHMQDRHPFAFAGLWDEWHSPEGGMLRTCTIITTGPNELMTALHNRMPVILDQKNYDQWLDPAPQTPENLLPLIKPFPADHMSAHPVSTLVNKPGNDRPECILPAR; encoded by the coding sequence ATGTGCGGACGTTTTACCCTGACAGTAAATCCTGCCGAGTTACAGGGGACATTTGCTGCATTTCAATTCCCATCTCCATTCGCGCCGCGTTTCAACATCGCCCCGTCCCAGCCCGTACTTGCCATCCCGAACGATGCGAAGAACACCGCCGATTTCTTTGCATGGGGGCTAATCCCCTCCTGGTCCAAGGATGCGGCCATTGCCAATAAACTCATCAACGCACGCGGCGAAACGATTGCGGAGAAACCATCCTTCCGCGGAAGTTTCAAATACAAACGCTGTCTCATCCCCGCAGACGGCTTCTATGAATGGAAGACAGGCCGCGGGGGAAAAACAAAAACTCCGTATTTCATTCACATGCAGGACCGCCATCCCTTTGCGTTTGCCGGCTTGTGGGACGAATGGCATTCGCCGGAGGGCGGCATGCTGCGCACCTGCACCATCATCACCACCGGGCCAAATGAGTTAATGACGGCACTGCACAACCGCATGCCCGTCATACTGGATCAAAAGAATTATGATCAATGGCTGGATCCTGCGCCCCAGACTCCCGAAAACCTGCTCCCGCTCATCAAGCCATTCCCGGCTGATCACATGTCCGCCCATCCCGTCTCGACCCTGGTCAACAAACCCGGCAACGACCGCCCGGAATGCATTCTGCCCGCCCGATGA
- a CDS encoding zinc ribbon domain-containing protein, which produces MTFDPVFLGSLTLVLTAFGGAFIAALWISLVVWTYRDIRARARDPLVQTLAALLVAVLNVPGVLVYLILRPPRTLEEEYQRTLEEEALLQALEDLPLCPGCERRVKDDWQVCPNCHTRLKKTCHNCSKFMELPWNICPYCGTPAAGMRLESSGIDDALRGMKLNEEQDDVKTE; this is translated from the coding sequence ATGACCTTTGACCCCGTTTTTCTAGGCAGTTTAACCCTCGTGCTGACCGCATTTGGCGGCGCATTCATTGCCGCGTTGTGGATCAGCCTGGTGGTGTGGACATACCGCGACATCCGCGCGCGTGCCCGTGACCCACTGGTGCAAACACTGGCGGCATTGCTTGTGGCGGTCCTGAATGTACCCGGCGTGCTGGTGTATCTCATTCTGCGCCCGCCACGGACATTGGAGGAGGAGTATCAGCGCACACTGGAGGAGGAGGCCCTGCTCCAGGCGTTGGAAGACCTTCCGCTTTGTCCTGGTTGTGAGCGGCGCGTGAAGGATGACTGGCAGGTCTGCCCGAACTGTCATACCCGGTTGAAAAAGACCTGTCATAATTGCTCGAAGTTCATGGAACTGCCCTGGAATATTTGCCCGTATTGCGGCACGCCTGCGGCGGGCATGAGGCTGGAATCCTCCGGCATCGATGATGCTCTGCGCGGCATGAAACTGAACGAAGAACAGGACGATGTCAAGACGGAATAA
- the selB gene encoding selenocysteine-specific translation elongation factor — MRVIGTAGHVDHGKSTLIEALTGTHPDRLKEEQAREMTIELGFGWLTLPNGEEVGIVDVPGHRDFIENMLAGIGSIDAALLVIAADEGIMPQTKEHLAILDLLQIHAGLIVVTKTDLASDPEWLDLLETDIRSAVSETVFNDVPIVRVSAKNKTGLKELISSLEKVLQQKPARQDLHRPRLPIDRVFSMSGFGTVVTGTLSDGHLAIGEEVEILPQGLKGRIRGLQTHKRKEERAVPGSRTAVNISGVDTESIQRGEVVAHPNQYQPTRRMDARFRLLKDVTASINHGDEVKFFAGASETIATLRLLGTEELHAGEEGWIQLELRDPLVAVRGDHYILRRPSPSETLGGGTVIDHQPRGRHKRFDVTVLKSLASLAQGSPAEVLFEAAQSFHIAPLKEIVSKSRLDAAVAETALKELLESGKLIVLENGEQNTKSDSLAIAIPHLNELQERIFQFVEANHAQYPLRRGIPREELKSKLKLTAKIFNAVISLLAARQTILDLRGAVSKPGHEIKFNGQQQAMVRDLMRKFEKSPYATPSVKECQAEAGEEVVNALIDMGELVTVSQDVIFRTKDYDEMVQKIKTSTQQKGRITLAEVRDMLGTTRKYVQALLEHLDAIGMTMREGDARTLRK, encoded by the coding sequence ATGAGAGTCATCGGCACAGCAGGTCACGTGGACCACGGCAAGTCCACATTGATAGAGGCGCTCACCGGCACACATCCGGATCGCCTCAAGGAGGAGCAAGCCCGCGAGATGACCATTGAGCTCGGCTTTGGCTGGCTGACGCTTCCCAACGGCGAGGAGGTAGGCATTGTGGATGTGCCCGGTCACCGCGACTTCATTGAGAACATGCTCGCCGGCATCGGCAGCATCGACGCCGCGCTGCTCGTCATCGCGGCGGATGAAGGCATCATGCCGCAGACAAAAGAGCATCTGGCCATCCTGGATTTATTGCAGATTCACGCCGGGTTGATCGTCGTGACAAAAACAGACCTCGCCTCCGACCCGGAGTGGCTTGATCTGCTGGAAACGGACATTCGTTCGGCTGTCAGCGAGACTGTGTTCAATGATGTGCCCATCGTCAGAGTCTCCGCAAAAAACAAAACGGGACTCAAAGAATTAATTTCCTCCCTCGAAAAAGTCTTGCAGCAAAAGCCCGCACGGCAGGATCTCCACCGACCACGCCTGCCGATTGACCGCGTCTTCAGCATGAGCGGTTTCGGCACCGTCGTGACAGGCACACTCAGCGACGGGCACCTCGCCATTGGTGAAGAAGTGGAGATTCTGCCACAAGGGTTGAAGGGAAGGATCCGCGGGCTTCAAACCCATAAAAGAAAAGAGGAACGAGCCGTGCCGGGTTCGCGCACGGCGGTTAATATTTCAGGCGTGGATACGGAATCGATCCAACGCGGCGAAGTGGTGGCGCACCCGAATCAATACCAGCCTACGCGCAGGATGGACGCCCGCTTTCGTCTGCTGAAAGATGTAACCGCATCGATCAATCACGGCGATGAGGTGAAATTCTTTGCCGGTGCAAGCGAGACAATCGCCACCCTGCGCCTGCTCGGAACGGAAGAACTCCATGCGGGCGAAGAGGGCTGGATCCAACTCGAATTGCGCGATCCGCTTGTGGCCGTACGAGGCGACCATTACATCCTGCGGCGGCCATCACCCAGTGAAACACTTGGCGGAGGCACGGTCATTGACCATCAACCCAGGGGCAGGCACAAACGTTTCGACGTAACCGTCCTAAAGTCGTTGGCATCGCTTGCGCAAGGTTCCCCTGCGGAAGTTTTGTTTGAGGCCGCACAGTCGTTTCATATCGCGCCGTTGAAGGAGATCGTCTCAAAATCCCGTTTAGACGCAGCAGTGGCGGAAACAGCCTTGAAAGAATTGCTCGAAAGCGGGAAACTCATCGTTTTGGAGAACGGCGAACAGAATACCAAAAGCGACTCGCTTGCCATTGCCATCCCCCATTTGAATGAATTGCAGGAAAGGATTTTCCAGTTCGTGGAGGCGAATCACGCGCAATACCCCCTGCGCAGGGGAATTCCACGCGAGGAATTGAAAAGTAAATTAAAACTCACTGCGAAAATCTTCAACGCCGTCATCTCCCTGCTTGCCGCCCGTCAGACAATTCTCGATCTGCGCGGAGCGGTGTCAAAGCCCGGGCACGAGATCAAATTCAATGGACAGCAGCAGGCCATGGTCCGGGACTTGATGCGAAAATTCGAGAAAAGTCCCTACGCCACACCGAGCGTCAAGGAATGTCAGGCCGAGGCCGGCGAGGAAGTCGTAAACGCATTAATAGACATGGGAGAGCTGGTGACGGTCTCGCAGGATGTAATCTTCCGTACAAAAGATTATGACGAGATGGTGCAAAAAATTAAAACGAGTACACAACAAAAAGGGCGGATCACGCTTGCCGAAGTGCGCGATATGCTGGGTACAACGAGGAAGTATGTCCAGGCTTTGCTGGAGCATTTGGACGCCATCGGCATGACCATGCGCGAAGGGGATGCGAGAACCTTAAGAAAGTGA